One genomic region from Lates calcarifer isolate ASB-BC8 linkage group LG10, TLL_Latcal_v3, whole genome shotgun sequence encodes:
- the LOC108888543 gene encoding neuronal cell adhesion molecule isoform X5, with protein sequence MMERRRMDAALLVLLMGHLATALEVPLDLPQPPTITHQSPKDYIIDPRENIIIHCEAKGKPHPSFSWTRNGTHFDIDQDSNVIMRPHSGTLVVDISREKAEHYEGVYQCTARNKHGTAVSNNIVVRQSRSPLWSKEKIKPIVVQEGVSLVLPCRPPAGLPPPIIFWMDNNFQRLPQSSRVSQSLNGDLYFSNVLREDSRNDYICYARFPHTQTIQQKQPITVKVLNLDAINDTMAAFYNDTDLFSEDPMDERRPTFLIPSGSSSSKMVLRGQVLEMECIAGGLPTPEISWTKVSGDLPAKRTSFLHYQKTLRIVNVSESDAGDYRCTARNRLGSVHHTIRVAVKAAPYWISGPSRNLVLAPGENGVLTCRASGTPKPSITWAMNGIPIENSPNDVSRKVEDDTIIFTDVQIGSSAVYQCNVSNDYGYLLSNAFVNVLSEPPRVLTPANKVYQVIKNHPALIDCASFGSPIPKITWFKDSRSSTLDGEPYIKHDNGTLEIHIAQAEHSGKYTCVARNILGIYENHIYLEVKEPTRILKQPEYKVVQRGKSVVFECKVKHDPSLIPTMTWLKDDGELPDDERLIVDSDSLTINDVTENDAGVYTCIMNTTLDHDSASAELTVVEATPTPAVAYEKPDPPTDLELTDKKKRSVQLTWTPGDEHNSPIKKFLIQYEDSLHNRGHWHNLTEVPGTKTTAHLKLSPYVHYTFRVLALNAMGFSRPSFPSKVYKTEAAAPDENPTGVQGFGTEHDNLVISWKPLSGLQSNGPGLHYRVMWRQKAVDSEWTTVTVANNSKFVVSGTPTFVPYEIKVQAVNDHGAGPDPAIAIGYSGEDFPVAAPENVQAVVLNSTLAEVHWDPVPHRLVRGHLKGYKVTYWRKNNIHKHNPYHTEKLFLVFSGNHSHGMLPGLHPFTLYSVNVRVFNGKGDGPVSSDQHFETPEGVPGAPTSLVVTNSNQDSLTLEWSPPHDHNGRITGYTLKYQPVNNSNELGPVEELALLANETSVTLPNLKYSTRYKFYLNAKTVRGAGPAISQETVTIMDEVPISQLDVDVGQARPASPFGNLSSSVGEHGALISWEYWGSGKTIYVEYIVKNSEGEEEWQKEPVNGSQNVTLKGLKGGLSYRVRLVAKGHHDQPLHHSEELLVTVPAVASRQVDIATQGWFIGLMCAIALLILILLIICFIQRNKGGKYPVKEKEDAHTDPEFQPMKEDDCTFVEYSDNEDHKPLKGSRTPSNGTVKREDSDDSLVDYGEGGDGQFNEDGSFIGQYSGKSASRDTAEGHESSEAPSPITAMNSLNSFV encoded by the exons atgatggagaggaggaggatggatgCAGCACTCCTGGTGCTGTTAATGGGACACCTCGCCACGGCGCTGGAGGTCCCACTAGACC TGCCGCAGCCACCGACCATAACTCACCAATCCCCCAAGGATTACATCATCGACCCACGTGAGAACATTATAATCCACTGTGAGGCGAAGGGGAAGCCTCATCCCAG TTTTTCCTGGACGAGAAATGGGACCCACTTTGACATTGACCAGGACTCCAATGTAATCATGAGGCCCCACTCAGGGACCCTGGTGGTGGACATCAGCAGGGAGAAGGCTGAGCATTATGAGGGGGTGTACCAGTGCACGGCAAGAAACAAACATGGAACAGCTGTTTCCAACAACATAGTCGTACGACAGTCCA GGTCCCCCCTGTGGTCAAAGGAGAAAATCAAGCCAATCGTTGTTCAGGAGGGTGTGTCCTTGGTGCTTCCGTGTCGTCCCCCTGCCGGTCTGCCCCCTCCCATTATATTCTGGATGGACAATA ACTTTCAGAGGCTGCCTCAGAGCAGCAGGGTGTCCCAGTCCCTGAACGGAGACCTTTACTTCTCTAATGTGCTCCGAGAGGATTCCAGGAATGACTACATCTGCTACGCCcgcttcccacacacacaaaccatccAGCAGAAACAACCCATCACTGTCAAGGTCCTCAACC TGGATGCAATCAATGACACAATGGCAGCTTTTTACAATGACACTGATTTATTTAGTG AAGACCCAATGGATGAGAGGAGGCCAACTTTCCTCATCCCATCTGGCTCCTCCAGCTCCAAGATGGTGTTGAGAGGACAGGTGCTGGAGATGGAGTGTATTGCAGGGGGACT GCCCACTCCCGAAATCTCCTGGACCAAAGTCAGCGGAGATCTCCCAGCCAAGCGCACGTCCTTCCTGCACTACCAGAAGACGCTTCGTATTGTGAATGTGTCGGAGTCAGACGCAGGAGATTACCGCTGCACAGCCCGGAACCGGCTTGGCTCGGTGCATCACACCATCCGTGTCGCAGTCAAAG CTGCTCCGTATTGGATCAGTGGTCCTTCCAGGAACCTTGTCTTAGCTCCAGGAGAGAATGGTGTGCTGACCTGCAGGGCCAGTGGCACTCCAAAGCCCTCCATCACCTGGGCTATGAATGGCATCCCAATAGAGA ATTCACCTAATGATGTTAGTAGAAAAGTGGAGGACGACACCATCATCTTCACTGATGTACAGATTGGATCCAGCGCCGTCTATCAGTGTAATGTCTCCAATGACTATGGGTACCTCCTGTCCAACGCCTTTGTCAACGTCCTCT CCGAGCCGCCCAGAGTGCTGACACCGGCCAACAAAGTCTACCAGGTCATCAAAAATCACCCGGCCCTGATAGACTGCGCTTCCTTCGGGTCACCCATCCCTAAAATTACATG GTTCAAAGACAGTCGGTCCAGCACCCTGGATGGAGAACCTTACATCAAGCATGACAACGGGACTTTAGAGATTCACATAGCACAGGCTGAACACAGCGGCAAATACACCTGCGTGGCCAGAAACATCCTTGGTATCTATGAGAATCACATCTACCTGGAGGTCAAAG AGCCCACCCGAATACTGAAGCAGCCAGAGTACAAAGTGGTCCAGAGGGGTAAGTCTGTGGTGTTTGAGTGTAAGGTGAAACATGACCCCTCGCTTATCCCCACCATGACCTGGCTCAAAGACGATGGAGAGCTCCCTGATGATGAGAG ATTAATTGTGGACTCTGACAGCCTTACCATCAATGATGTGACAGAGAATGATGCGGGCGTATACACCTGCATCATGAACACCACTTTGGACCATGATTCAGCCAGCGCTGAGCTCACTGTTGTCG AGGCCACACCAACACCAGCTGTTGCCTACG AGAAACCTGACCCCCCAACTGACCTAGAGCTGACGGACAAGAAAAAGAGGAGTGTTCAGCTCACTTGGACCCCTGGGGATGAACATAACAGTCCTATTAAGA aatTTCTGATCCAGTATGAAGACTCGCTGCACAACCGAGGTCACTGGCATAATCTCACAGAGGTTCCTGGAACCAAGACGACAGCTCACCTCAAACTATCCCCCTATGTCCACTACACCTTCAGAGTTTTGGCCCTCAATGCCATGGGTTTCAGCCGTCCCAGCTTCCCCTCTAAAGTGTACAAGACAGAAGCTGCAG CTCCAGACGAGAACCCAACAGGTGTACAGGGATTTGGAACAGAACATGACAATCTTGTAATCTCATGGAAG CCATTGTCAGGCCTCCAATCTAATGGTCCAGGGCTTCATTATCGAGTGATGTGGAGGCAGAAGGCAGTGGACAGTGAATGGACCACAGTGACTGTGGCCAACAACTCCAAGTTTGTTGTGTCTGGAACGCCCACATTTGTTCCATATGAGATAAAAGTTCAGGCTGTGAACGACCATGGGGCTGGACCTGACCCTGCTATTGCCATCGGCTACTCAGGAGAGGACT TTCCAGTAGCAGCTCCAGAAAATGTCCAGGCTGTAGTGCTGAACAGCACTTTGGCAGAGGTGCACTGGGATCCTGTGCCTCATAGATTAGTCCGGGGACATCTCAAAGGATATAAG GTGACCTACTGGAGAAAGAACAACATCCACAAACACAACCCCTATCATACAGAGAAGCTGTTCCTGGTCTTCAGTGGAAACCACAGCCACGGCATGCTACCTGGTCTGCACCCCTTCACTCTCTACTCCGTCAATGTCAGAGTTTTTAATGGTAAAGGAGATGGTCCTGTGAGCTCCGACCAGCACTTTGAGACACCTGAGGGAG TGCCAGGGGCTCCTACTTCCTTGGTGGTTACCAACTCAAACCAGGATTCTTTAACTCTTGAATGGAGTCCTCCTCATGATCACAATGGACGTATCACTGGCTACACCCTCAAATATCAGCCAG TCAATAACTCCAATGAGCTGGGCCCAGTGGAGGAGCTGGCCCTGCTCGCCAATGAGACCTCAGTCACTTTGCCCAACCTCAAGTACAGCACACGCTACAAGTTTTATTTGAATGCGAAAACAGTCAGGGGAGCAGGCCCAGCCATTTCTCAGGAAACTGTCACCATCATGGATGAAG TTCCGATATCACAGCTTGACGTAGATGTGGGCCAAG CACGGCCTGCGAGTCCTTTCGGGAACCTTAGCTCCTCGGTTGGAGAGCACGGGGCCCTGATCAGTTGGGAGTACTGGGGCTCAGGGAAAACCATTTATGTAGAATACATAGTAAAAAACA GTGAAGGTGAAGAGGAGTGGCAGAAAGAGCCTGTGAACGGCTCTCAGAACGTTACGCTGAAGGGCTTAAAGGGGGGCCTCTCCTATAGGGTGCGTTTGGTGGCCAAAGGTCACCACGACCAGCCGCTCCACCACTCTGAGGAGCTGTTGGTCACGGTACCAG CTGTGGCGAGCAGACAGGTGGACATTGCCACTCAGGGATGGTTCATAGGCCTCATGTGTGCCATCGCTCTGCTCATCCTGATCCTCCTGATTATCTGTTTCATCCAGAGGAATAAGGGAGGGAAATACCCTG TCAAAGAGAAGGAGGACGCACACACAGACCCAGAGTTCCAGCCCATGAAAGAAGACGACTGCACTTTTGTGGAATACAG TGACAATGAAGACCATAAACCATTAAAAGGGAGCCGCACACCGTCTAATGGGACAGTTAAGAGAGAAGACAGTGACGACAGTTTAGTTGACTACGGGGAAGGAGGAGACGGACAGTTCAACGAGGATGGCTCGTTTATCGGCCAGTATAGCGGAAAGAGTGCCAGCAGGGACACTGCTGAGGGCCACGAGAGCTCAGAGGCCCCATCTCCCATTACTGCCATGAACTCCTTGAACTCATTTGTGTAG
- the LOC108888543 gene encoding neuronal cell adhesion molecule isoform X9 → MMERRRMDAALLVLLMGHLATALEVPLDLPQPPTITHQSPKDYIIDPRENIIIHCEAKGKPHPSFSWTRNGTHFDIDQDSNVIMRPHSGTLVVDISREKAEHYEGVYQCTARNKHGTAVSNNIVVRQSRSPLWSKEKIKPIVVQEGVSLVLPCRPPAGLPPPIIFWMDNNFQRLPQSSRVSQSLNGDLYFSNVLREDSRNDYICYARFPHTQTIQQKQPITVKVLNLDAINDTMAAFYNDTDLFSEDPMDERRPTFLIPSGSSSSKMVLRGQVLEMECIAGGLPTPEISWTKVSGDLPAKRTSFLHYQKTLRIVNVSESDAGDYRCTARNRLGSVHHTIRVAVKAAPYWISGPSRNLVLAPGENGVLTCRASGTPKPSITWAMNGIPIENSPNDVSRKVEDDTIIFTDVQIGSSAVYQCNVSNDYGYLLSNAFVNVLSEPPRVLTPANKVYQVIKNHPALIDCASFGSPIPKITWFKDSRSSTLDGEPYIKHDNGTLEIHIAQAEHSGKYTCVARNILGIYENHIYLEVKEPTRILKQPEYKVVQRGKSVVFECKVKHDPSLIPTMTWLKDDGELPDDERLIVDSDSLTINDVTENDAGVYTCIMNTTLDHDSASAELTVVEATPTPAVAYEKPDPPTDLELTDKKKRSVQLTWTPGDEHNSPIKKFLIQYEDSLHNRGHWHNLTEVPGTKTTAHLKLSPYVHYTFRVLALNAMGFSRPSFPSKVYKTEAAAPDENPTGVQGFGTEHDNLVISWKPLSGLQSNGPGLHYRVMWRQKAVDSEWTTVTVANNSKFVVSGTPTFVPYEIKVQAVNDHGAGPDPAIAIGYSGEDFPVAAPENVQAVVLNSTLAEVHWDPVPHRLVRGHLKGYKVTYWRKNNIHKHNPYHTEKLFLVFSGNHSHGMLPGLHPFTLYSVNVRVFNGKGDGPVSSDQHFETPEGVPGAPTSLVVTNSNQDSLTLEWSPPHDHNGRITGYTLKYQPVNNSNELGPVEELALLANETSVTLPNLKYSTRYKFYLNAKTVRGAGPAISQETVTIMDEAVASRQVDIATQGWFIGLMCAIALLILILLIICFIQRNKGGKYPVKEKEDAHTDPEFQPMKEDDCTFVEYSDNEDHKPLKGSRTPSNGTVKREDSDDSLVDYGEGGDGQFNEDGSFIGQYSGKSASRDTAEGHESSEAPSPITAMNSLNSFV, encoded by the exons atgatggagaggaggaggatggatgCAGCACTCCTGGTGCTGTTAATGGGACACCTCGCCACGGCGCTGGAGGTCCCACTAGACC TGCCGCAGCCACCGACCATAACTCACCAATCCCCCAAGGATTACATCATCGACCCACGTGAGAACATTATAATCCACTGTGAGGCGAAGGGGAAGCCTCATCCCAG TTTTTCCTGGACGAGAAATGGGACCCACTTTGACATTGACCAGGACTCCAATGTAATCATGAGGCCCCACTCAGGGACCCTGGTGGTGGACATCAGCAGGGAGAAGGCTGAGCATTATGAGGGGGTGTACCAGTGCACGGCAAGAAACAAACATGGAACAGCTGTTTCCAACAACATAGTCGTACGACAGTCCA GGTCCCCCCTGTGGTCAAAGGAGAAAATCAAGCCAATCGTTGTTCAGGAGGGTGTGTCCTTGGTGCTTCCGTGTCGTCCCCCTGCCGGTCTGCCCCCTCCCATTATATTCTGGATGGACAATA ACTTTCAGAGGCTGCCTCAGAGCAGCAGGGTGTCCCAGTCCCTGAACGGAGACCTTTACTTCTCTAATGTGCTCCGAGAGGATTCCAGGAATGACTACATCTGCTACGCCcgcttcccacacacacaaaccatccAGCAGAAACAACCCATCACTGTCAAGGTCCTCAACC TGGATGCAATCAATGACACAATGGCAGCTTTTTACAATGACACTGATTTATTTAGTG AAGACCCAATGGATGAGAGGAGGCCAACTTTCCTCATCCCATCTGGCTCCTCCAGCTCCAAGATGGTGTTGAGAGGACAGGTGCTGGAGATGGAGTGTATTGCAGGGGGACT GCCCACTCCCGAAATCTCCTGGACCAAAGTCAGCGGAGATCTCCCAGCCAAGCGCACGTCCTTCCTGCACTACCAGAAGACGCTTCGTATTGTGAATGTGTCGGAGTCAGACGCAGGAGATTACCGCTGCACAGCCCGGAACCGGCTTGGCTCGGTGCATCACACCATCCGTGTCGCAGTCAAAG CTGCTCCGTATTGGATCAGTGGTCCTTCCAGGAACCTTGTCTTAGCTCCAGGAGAGAATGGTGTGCTGACCTGCAGGGCCAGTGGCACTCCAAAGCCCTCCATCACCTGGGCTATGAATGGCATCCCAATAGAGA ATTCACCTAATGATGTTAGTAGAAAAGTGGAGGACGACACCATCATCTTCACTGATGTACAGATTGGATCCAGCGCCGTCTATCAGTGTAATGTCTCCAATGACTATGGGTACCTCCTGTCCAACGCCTTTGTCAACGTCCTCT CCGAGCCGCCCAGAGTGCTGACACCGGCCAACAAAGTCTACCAGGTCATCAAAAATCACCCGGCCCTGATAGACTGCGCTTCCTTCGGGTCACCCATCCCTAAAATTACATG GTTCAAAGACAGTCGGTCCAGCACCCTGGATGGAGAACCTTACATCAAGCATGACAACGGGACTTTAGAGATTCACATAGCACAGGCTGAACACAGCGGCAAATACACCTGCGTGGCCAGAAACATCCTTGGTATCTATGAGAATCACATCTACCTGGAGGTCAAAG AGCCCACCCGAATACTGAAGCAGCCAGAGTACAAAGTGGTCCAGAGGGGTAAGTCTGTGGTGTTTGAGTGTAAGGTGAAACATGACCCCTCGCTTATCCCCACCATGACCTGGCTCAAAGACGATGGAGAGCTCCCTGATGATGAGAG ATTAATTGTGGACTCTGACAGCCTTACCATCAATGATGTGACAGAGAATGATGCGGGCGTATACACCTGCATCATGAACACCACTTTGGACCATGATTCAGCCAGCGCTGAGCTCACTGTTGTCG AGGCCACACCAACACCAGCTGTTGCCTACG AGAAACCTGACCCCCCAACTGACCTAGAGCTGACGGACAAGAAAAAGAGGAGTGTTCAGCTCACTTGGACCCCTGGGGATGAACATAACAGTCCTATTAAGA aatTTCTGATCCAGTATGAAGACTCGCTGCACAACCGAGGTCACTGGCATAATCTCACAGAGGTTCCTGGAACCAAGACGACAGCTCACCTCAAACTATCCCCCTATGTCCACTACACCTTCAGAGTTTTGGCCCTCAATGCCATGGGTTTCAGCCGTCCCAGCTTCCCCTCTAAAGTGTACAAGACAGAAGCTGCAG CTCCAGACGAGAACCCAACAGGTGTACAGGGATTTGGAACAGAACATGACAATCTTGTAATCTCATGGAAG CCATTGTCAGGCCTCCAATCTAATGGTCCAGGGCTTCATTATCGAGTGATGTGGAGGCAGAAGGCAGTGGACAGTGAATGGACCACAGTGACTGTGGCCAACAACTCCAAGTTTGTTGTGTCTGGAACGCCCACATTTGTTCCATATGAGATAAAAGTTCAGGCTGTGAACGACCATGGGGCTGGACCTGACCCTGCTATTGCCATCGGCTACTCAGGAGAGGACT TTCCAGTAGCAGCTCCAGAAAATGTCCAGGCTGTAGTGCTGAACAGCACTTTGGCAGAGGTGCACTGGGATCCTGTGCCTCATAGATTAGTCCGGGGACATCTCAAAGGATATAAG GTGACCTACTGGAGAAAGAACAACATCCACAAACACAACCCCTATCATACAGAGAAGCTGTTCCTGGTCTTCAGTGGAAACCACAGCCACGGCATGCTACCTGGTCTGCACCCCTTCACTCTCTACTCCGTCAATGTCAGAGTTTTTAATGGTAAAGGAGATGGTCCTGTGAGCTCCGACCAGCACTTTGAGACACCTGAGGGAG TGCCAGGGGCTCCTACTTCCTTGGTGGTTACCAACTCAAACCAGGATTCTTTAACTCTTGAATGGAGTCCTCCTCATGATCACAATGGACGTATCACTGGCTACACCCTCAAATATCAGCCAG TCAATAACTCCAATGAGCTGGGCCCAGTGGAGGAGCTGGCCCTGCTCGCCAATGAGACCTCAGTCACTTTGCCCAACCTCAAGTACAGCACACGCTACAAGTTTTATTTGAATGCGAAAACAGTCAGGGGAGCAGGCCCAGCCATTTCTCAGGAAACTGTCACCATCATGGATGAAG CTGTGGCGAGCAGACAGGTGGACATTGCCACTCAGGGATGGTTCATAGGCCTCATGTGTGCCATCGCTCTGCTCATCCTGATCCTCCTGATTATCTGTTTCATCCAGAGGAATAAGGGAGGGAAATACCCTG TCAAAGAGAAGGAGGACGCACACACAGACCCAGAGTTCCAGCCCATGAAAGAAGACGACTGCACTTTTGTGGAATACAG TGACAATGAAGACCATAAACCATTAAAAGGGAGCCGCACACCGTCTAATGGGACAGTTAAGAGAGAAGACAGTGACGACAGTTTAGTTGACTACGGGGAAGGAGGAGACGGACAGTTCAACGAGGATGGCTCGTTTATCGGCCAGTATAGCGGAAAGAGTGCCAGCAGGGACACTGCTGAGGGCCACGAGAGCTCAGAGGCCCCATCTCCCATTACTGCCATGAACTCCTTGAACTCATTTGTGTAG